AATAACTTGTCCAAATAATTAATAGTACTGGAAGTAATTGAGTACATATATTAGTATCTTAATTTTGGTGTGGGTAGTTAGATTGTTGGTTTGGATCTTGGTGTTATATAGATATATacacatgtgtgtgtgtgcgcggTTTTAGATTGATCTCAAGTATAGGATCAAGAATGTATATAAATGTGCATTGTCATATGATGGTTTCTATAGAGATGATTGTCAAAGATTTGGTTAATAATGGTAGTTGATTGTGCTAAATTGAAGTTTTATTCTTAAGATTCTCTGGTGTGCAATGTGTAAATCATGAGAAATTAATTGAAGTTGATTTAGTTATTGTGGTATGTTGAACTTTACGAGGGATGATTATTAGCTTTGTCGAAAGTTGTATATGATATACTGTTTGTTTATATGTTGTAAACATTAGCTCACCCATAGATTTCTGTTTACTTATTTGTGTGTATCTATGCAATGATCATATAACATATGTTATACTAGAGctcatatataaacatatatgatTCTGGAGCTGCTCATCGAGGAGAAAAGGATCTATAATGgaaattttattatgatgtttgatatggacaattatttttaaaattatagtaaattATGTTTCTTGAAAATTATCAAACTTTATATTTCTTTAGTCTTCACACGCTTGATTTAAATgttcttataataaaattttcaaatcattttcaaattcgagaaaattttaaattttggctATTTTTGCGACTCCCGGGGTGTTACACTTAGACCTGTAATAAATAAAGAGCACCATCgtgtttgtgaaaaaaaatataaacgtAAATATCATTTAAGGAAAtatcaattaagaaaatatcaatttaatttaccCTAAAAAAATTACTACAATTGTGAAAGCATATTAAGCTATTGTAATACAATTAGAataggcttaaatccttaattagTCTCTATGTTAGgagggaattttcagtttagtacccacttttaaaagtgtatacattgggttCCCAtcttttgcaatttgtgtcaatttagttcctttgaaccatcaatttggcttgaaaattgcaagtggacaagtcattttgagttgcatCATGTTTATTAACAGTTTGAATGTTTGGACACCTTCTAATTgctgttacaaacttgtttgaagtataattaattcactaaattgacacaaattgtaAAACATAGTgaccaatgtatacacttttaaaagcgagTAATAAACTGAAAATTTCCTCTTGgagaccaattaaggatttaaacCAATAgaataatagaatttttttaccaacagtataaaaaatatcaaacagtaataaaaactaatagtaattaatttgaGTGATATTGAATTGAGTCAGTCCTCTAATGTAAAGTATTACCATTAACAGTACCAAATTAGTTAACGGTACGAATATTATGATTGTAaagtattaatataatattaattagatgACAAAAATAACGTGTTTGTCGGCATCTAGCATTTAGGCAAGTAATTGGTggattttaatattcatttatattggATGTTAATATcagattatattatattatatatatatataggtatttattatgttaaaaaattaaaattaaaatttaatttatatttcattaaattaaatttaattaaaattaaatttgttttatattttattaagttaaatttaattgaaattaaatttaaattaatatcatattttatatatttttcgtaattttatctaaattttatttttaaaagttataaatgtattttttaaatatttatgaatatccagaaatatttataattttaaaatatctataaatatttataatcagTAAATAATAAGGcagttaacaaatattttttttacaagtttAAGGAATAAATATTACCTGTTTGACCTAACCTAATTAGTTGTGATATCTAATATtagcataaataaatattaaaagtatataataataaatttattaattataccTGTGAAATGTtgcaatataatttatattatcatagaAAAAATAACCAATTCATATATGAATAATATGATTGATCGGGTGAGAATATTCTACCTGTATAAACTGCCGAttcttatcaaaattaaatttttatatgtcaTATCATTAACAAGAAAAAGAtagtaatgaaataaaaaatgacaatgATTTGACTgatgttgttaaaaagtttacaCAATTTGACCTAAAAGAAGGAAACTAAAgacattttatcttttatttatctgcagtagaaaacaaaagttaattaatttcttattatccatttaatagtatataaatactattacttattatttttcttgccataaaaagaatattgtttTTCTCATGCTATTGGTTTTCTTCCCAAACTGTGAGATTCTGCCATGCCCTTCGGCCTTCTACACCCATCAACCATTCCCTCTTCAAAATCTCTCCTTTCACCCTCCCAAGCAATCTTCGACCCCGTTTTCGTCTGAAATTCCGTTTCTTCGTTAGGACCTAGATCCGTTTCTACCTGTTCGGATATGAAGagcccaaggaagaagaagagaccGAAGCCCCCGAAGAAGGCTGAGGAGAGAAAAGGAGCAGAAGGGGTTGTGGAGGgagaagaagaggagagaaagaaaagggttTTGGAGGCATTGGTGGATGCTTTCTCGTTGTCTTCAATAAGGGAAGCTTCTATAGCGTATGACATTGCAGGGTCTGATCTCCACAGGGCTTCAGAGATCCTAAGGAAGGGTTTGTCGGAGGATTCGTTTTCATGTTGCTCTTCTTCATGCAGTGGTGGAAGCAGTGGCGGTggaacttcttcttcttcgggGATGGAATTGGGGTCGAAGGAGGAGGCGGAACAGAATTGTGGGGAGGGGTTTGTTGTGGGCGGTTTCAAAGGGGGGAAGCAGAAGAAAAAGGTGGTTGCTTCAACTGGCACTGTTTCAACGGTTTTGGGGAAGGAATATGTGAGGAGGAACAAGGGAAGTAACAAAGGGTTTAGTGCTAATGATGAAGCTTTTGACATGGAGAAAGCAGAGCAGTTCCTCTGCTCTATGCTTGGGGAGGATTGTGATCTTAACTTGGCTGTTGTTAGAGATGTTCTTTGTAAGTAAATTTCcctttttgatgttttttgcttttcaattttagaTTTTGTATATTGAAACTTGATGAGGAATTCAGCATGGATGCGGGATTTGTTGGCTGTGAaactaaatgactaaatgtcacttttatttttgaagttttggTTTCATTTCTGTAATAGATCTAAGTGTCCATACTAAAGCTAGTTTAGAAAAGTATGCATagcaattaaagtaaaaaaaatttgtgtagAGACTAAATGAAAAGTAAAGATTGTATATCTATAAGAATCAAATGAGTAATTAAACCtaaatcttattaaatattcaacatttgATGTGATTCTAAAAGGAAGCTTAGATGGTCTTTTGAGTTTTGAATAGAAGTAAATTATTCCTCTTCCATAAAGTGATTTGATGTTGCTTTTAGACTTTTTGTCTTTGCTTGTGCGTAGCAAGCAAAATTTTGTCTTTGCATAGTTATTTAAAGCTAGCAAAGCAATCTTATTAAAGACATTGTATACTTGTTTCTATGAGGCggttttgatattttgtttagtAGACtagtttcttttggtttattatTTATGGCCTGACTTTGGAATTTGTGTTTGCAGGTCAGTGCGGATATGATATTGAAAGGGTATGATTGCAATTTGAGATTGTAAATTTTTGTCCTTAGCACTTGATggtctatttttatttttgttttcaatatgGCACTTATTACTTTTAGTCAGTTAATGGTTGTAtctatttattctctttttgttGGTTTTGTGGTGGATATATTTAAAGCAGATGGTGATATTCTCAGGCTCAGCTTGTCAGCTGTGTTTCTGGGGATCTCTTATGGCAGGTTGATTGGAaagttttttttgtctcaaGTCTTTTTGCTTTTGAGTTTACTTAATACATGCATCatagatattttaaatacttttagttgcacctttataatttttttacttttattttttaaattttattccaaTACACGTTAATACCAAAATAATCAGATAAATttggtttagttttttaatatcaattttatgtGTTGTTGTCATAGCGgtattaatttatgatttttatactttGAGGTATTCTCATGCCTTATTGTGTTATGTGTGCATACAATGTTGTTTCCATGTCTCTTTGGTTTGTTTGGCACCgccttttttgtttttgagtttGTTGGCCACTATTTGGGGCTATTGTAGTTGTATTTCCTTTTAATTCTGTGGACATTTTTGCGGGAATGGATAGTATTGGTGTTGCAGTATCTACTTTCATATCTCTACAAGAGTTTTAGGGAGCCACACagatcaaattaaattatgctAGTTTTATGATATGATTAGCTCTGAATGATTTTCCAGGCTTCAAATGTATTGCTTGATTTAGCTGGATCTACAGTTGAGAAATCCAGTTCTGGTAGACACCCTAACTACAGAGTAGACAACGTAGATGATGGGAGAGTCTTTGTTGACCCCAATGACAGTGTAAGTGGCagaattgaattgtttttaatacTGATTTCAAATTTGcgcttgttttattttttaattggtttGTGTTCTCAAAAACTCAGTAATGTGCCTATTTCTTAAGCTACTGCAATTGCACTACGtcatatagtttttatattatttgtctATTAAACTCTAACAGAGTTGTAAGACTGTTGATTTTGGAGGTATTTTTAACTTCAGTACCCACACCCTTGTACATCTATGATGTATGGATAAGATACGTATGTATTAGATACGACACATATCTAATATACCgatatgtttattttgaaaatgatagGATACAATAGGTGATAgatgtatattaaaaaattttcaaaaattcttGAAAACATGATAAAATATGGTTGCTATTATGTgaatccaaattaaaataaaatgtattaaacattgtcaaaataaaaaattgtaaattattgtcatcataaaaatattactgcATCATATAGATTAGATACTTCATTGATAAGTATCAATAAAGTATCAGAAACGGATAAGTAACACAAATTGAAGTATGGCGTGTCATAGCTGTACATAGTATTAATTTGTAGTTTTTTGTAACAGTTGATAGATAGCTGTATATAGTATTAATTGCAGTTTTTTGTAACAGTTGATAGCGAGGAGATCAGAGTCCACATCTATTTCTTCAGATGGTGATATGTCTGATAATTTATGGTCTATTGGATCATTTGGAAGGTAAATTATATCAATGTATTATGCTGCTACTTCATGGTATAGACTCAATAAATTATAGCTTTCTCTTTCTGTTTCTATACCATGATGCCCCTCCTTCCAAAAGACAAATGAAACTCAAAGGCTCTATCAATGATAAAGAAACATCTTTTTACTTGTTTCATCAAATCATTATATTTAGCTATAGAAGTAACCTGGTAAGTAAAATCATTGTCGGTTGTTGGCAATTGAATTTCCGATAGATATCTCTTGATGCATAATATTGCAATTGTATCTTTACATATACATTTTTGCTCTTTTAAGTGTTGAAGTTTATAGAATTACTCAAGGTACAttcattttgatgaaattctgTTACATCCACTAGGATTATAATTATGCTAAGCAGGCCAAATATTATCATTCTCAACTCATTGCATTAAACCGAAGTAAATTCAATCTTGAATCTGAGCTATAATGTTGGCTGAATTCCTGAGAGTCAGgcatttagataaaaatatacatttacaCATGCCACTTTTGTACTGATTGAATTAGTCATATAATATTGGGTTGGAGAAGAAGACAGTTGCTGTAGTTTGCATGTAGTCACAGGTTCAACACTCTCAAGACAACCATAGTACCAAATTACATAAGAACGCTGTggaacttattatttttaattttgatttgccTGTTACTTTAATCTCGTATTCTAGCATTTATGATTAGCCCTTGCACCTTCTTGCATTCATATCTCAACATCCTCTTAAACAAGGACATTGGTATTCGGAACCTACCTAACTCCACTAGCTTAGTTGTTTCTTGGTTTTAGGAAATATGCGGAGGTCCTCTCTAACTCTATGGTTGATTCTGGTATTAGCTCAGAATGTACGAAGTCTGAAATTCCTCAGAAAGTGTTGGAATCTTTGtttaactttccaaaaagcgCTGAACATGACAAAGATAGCATGAATTGGAGAAATGTAGTAAAGAAAATTCAGTCTTTGGGACCTGGGCTCAATGTTTCCCCACTTGTTGCAGAATCTCAGCAACGTACATATGGTACATAATGTCAATTTTGAAATACTTGGAACTGCTGGCTTATCTTGAACAGTATTTGTCGATTACTGCTTTTGTGGTTCCATTTTACTATTCTAAAGTAGTTGGCTGATCTTCAGTAATTGCAAATGCTTTTATGATCTATTGCCTGCTCATTTCTCCttgtcttttactttttattatgatttttgaaATGGGTCTTTGTTGGTTGTTTTATTGAGTATGTTGGATTGAAATTCACTCAGTTCAAggattaatgaaattaatacgGTTGAGTTACCTCTCTCTATGTGGTGTGGCCAGGTGGCTTGGGTGCCTGCCATCCTAGGCAACCTGAGTCAGAGCAAGGAGGATACATCATGCATTTTTGGAAAGATTACCTCTGCTACATTGGTACAATTTGTTAGAAAAGGTTGGATCTTGTTGAATATTGTCAGAAAATGTGAAGTGGGGTTCTTCTCAAACACATTTTCCTTGGTCTTGATCTCGTTCAATTGGTAGAATCAGCACAAGCATTCAAGCAATGCTTGTGGTATCTTGTCTTCAGAAAAAATTAGGAATTAATATAGggtaaaacagaaaataaatttattctttaaagatataaaatgttaaaagaattGGAGGAAAGTTGGGTGATATGTTATTGGTAAATGGAAATGAAATCACAATGATAAATTAGGAAACAAATATAGTTAGGCTTGCACTTTTGGTTCCTTAGGTTTTATAATTGTACAATTTTGTCCACCTTTAGTTTCAATTGTGCAAATCTCAATTGTGCGATTTTGTTCCCTCAATTGACACTGTTAAGTATTTAGCTTTGTTGATGTGTCATGGATGATGGCATGGCAACTGATGTGTTGCCTGACATATACACTGACGtgacatatatttaaccaaaggTGTAATCTAGCCATGATAACATATGTATGAGGCAACATGTTAGGTGTCACCTTATAATCCAATGtcacattaacaaaatttgttaaatatgtaACTGAAGACTGACAGGGGACCAAAGTTGCGCAATTGTAATACATACCAAAAGGACCTAATCATGCAATTGGAATCTGATATACCAAAATCACACAATTGCCATCTAAGGAACCAAATGTGCAATTAAAccaaatagttatatataagaaagtaatatatgttttgttaaaattaattatcggaataatttttagaattgtTCTAACAATATCTACTTGTCTAAAAGGCCACCCTTCAGTAGCCTATCCAATAAGAACAGTTtcttattgtaaaaataaaaggacGAAAAGAGAAGTGAAAAGCTATCCAACTGTAAAAGTTCAAAATCTTATTGTGTATTTAGTAATTTTGATTGTCTTATTTTTGTATGCTTCACTTTGATGGTTTCCTTGATGGTGTTGAATTTGAAACATGGTAGTTCATTTGATTCTTTTGCTTTTGTCATTTGTAGCTAAGGGAGATGAGTATCATGTGTTTAGGGAAGATTCAAACCAGCAGTGGGATTCAGTGAAATCTTATTATAAGAAAGTAGGGATTATTTCATCGTGATCTTTAATCCAGTTTGCTATTGAGCTCAAATGTCAATTGATAACATACAAGGGTGGATATTATTTTGCAGGCTGCAACAGCGTACAGCAAAGGGGATCGAGCTTATGCTGCATATCTTTCTGATCAGGTCTATTCTTCTTTGAAAAGAACAGCAGAATTTGTGTGGAAAACATATGACTCATATCTTTCTTGGAGAcgtatatttataataatctgtgaaattttatcttttcaccATTTGAATcttaattcattaatatttacattaacTGTATTTTGTCCGAACCTTTACTATGGGTTGCTTTGTTATATGATGTTAACTATTTCTATGTCTGGCTAGGGTAAAGAACAAACTAAACTAGCTCAGAAAGCAGACACTAGGGCCAGCCATGACATATTTATAGCTAGGTTCGTGGACTTCTTTAAAATCTAAAGCCAG
Above is a genomic segment from Vigna radiata var. radiata cultivar VC1973A chromosome 10, Vradiata_ver6, whole genome shotgun sequence containing:
- the LOC106776004 gene encoding SMR domain-containing protein At5g58720 isoform X2, translating into MKSPRKKKRPKPPKKAEERKGAEGVVEGEEEERKKRVLEALVDAFSLSSIREASIAYDIAGSDLHRASEILRKGLSEDSFSCCSSSCSGGSSGGGTSSSSGMELGSKEEAEQNCGEGFVVGGFKGGKQKKKVVASTGTVSTVLGKEYVRRNKGSNKGFSANDEAFDMEKAEQFLCSMLGEDCDLNLAVVRDVLCQCGYDIERASNVLLDLAGSTVEKSSSGRHPNYRVDNVDDGRVFVDPNDSLIARRSESTSISSDGDMSDNLWSIGSFGSSECTKSEIPQKVLESLFNFPKSAEHDKDSMNWRNVVKKIQSLGPGLNVSPLVAESQQRTYAKGDEYHVFREDSNQQWDSVKSYYKKAATAYSKGDRAYAAYLSDQGKEQTKLAQKADTRASHDIFIARNKGIENMITIDLHGQHVKQAMRMLKLHLLFGSYVPSVQRLRVITGCGSHGFGKSKLKQSVIDLLEREAIEWREENQGTVLIKLSGWREYSFLDTNSDSDTTD
- the LOC106776004 gene encoding SMR domain-containing protein At5g58720 isoform X1, encoding MKSPRKKKRPKPPKKAEERKGAEGVVEGEEEERKKRVLEALVDAFSLSSIREASIAYDIAGSDLHRASEILRKGLSEDSFSCCSSSCSGGSSGGGTSSSSGMELGSKEEAEQNCGEGFVVGGFKGGKQKKKVVASTGTVSTVLGKEYVRRNKGSNKGFSANDEAFDMEKAEQFLCSMLGEDCDLNLAVVRDVLCQCGYDIERASNVLLDLAGSTVEKSSSGRHPNYRVDNVDDGRVFVDPNDSLIARRSESTSISSDGDMSDNLWSIGSFGRKYAEVLSNSMVDSGISSECTKSEIPQKVLESLFNFPKSAEHDKDSMNWRNVVKKIQSLGPGLNVSPLVAESQQRTYAKGDEYHVFREDSNQQWDSVKSYYKKAATAYSKGDRAYAAYLSDQGKEQTKLAQKADTRASHDIFIARNKGIENMITIDLHGQHVKQAMRMLKLHLLFGSYVPSVQRLRVITGCGSHGFGKSKLKQSVIDLLEREAIEWREENQGTVLIKLSGWREYSFLDTNSDSDTTD